GCGCCACCGCCTTGGCGGCTGGCAAGTCAGCCGGGGGCTCAGGTCCTTGCCTATACTGGCCCCGCGGCACGGCCTTACCTGGACGAGCTGTCGCATCTGAACCTCGCCGCGCCCAAAGTCACCTCTGATGGCTTCCTGCTGCTACAAATTCCGTTGTAACTCTGCGCTGGCACGGCTTGTCTTTCATCCCGTAGCCGCCTATATCGGGATTCGAGAGGTTGGCGCGGGCAAGCGCCTCGCCAACCTGGTCAGATCCGGAAGGAAGCAGCCACAACGAGCCCCGCTTGGGTCGATGTCCAGCCTCTCACCTTATTCGAAGCCTGCGCCGCAGGCCCACACCCTATCGGAGCATTGCTCCCACAGCCTGACCGGAGGGCCTGATGATTGTAGCAGTACCGACCCTTCAGGCAGCGCTCTCCTGATCTGGCCCACGGCCAACTCCCTGCCTGAACACCCCTCCTGTTGTGATGCGCGCCTGCCATCGCATAGGCCTTTGTACGTTCAATTACAGGCAGAGCCATGACGCTTACCTATTCAGACCTTGGATGGTCTAACTTTTTTCAATCTCAACAAGACGCTGATGCCGATCTTACGCCCTATCGCATTTCAGCCGTGCACCGGGACAAGCTAACCGGCCTGTCACCCGACGGTGAAATCCAACTGCTGCCGGATCGGTTGACCGGCGAATTTGCCGTTGGTGACTGGGTCCTGGCCAACGCCGCAGACCAAGTCTGCGAGCGTCTGGAGCGCCAGACCGAACTAAGCCGCCGCGCCGCCGGAACTGACGCCCGCGAACAACTGATCGCGGCGAATGTCGATGTGTTGTTCATCACCACCTCATGCAACGCCGATTTCAATCTGGCCCGACTGGAGCGCTATCTGGCACTGGCGCACCAGTCAGGTTGTTATCCGGTGGTGGTGCTAACCAAGGCCGATGTCTGCGAGGATGCCAGCGTGTATCGCAAGCAGGCAGAATCTTTGGCGGCTTCGCTGACCGTGCTGACTTTGGATGCCAAGAACCCAGACGACGTCACCCAGCTATTGGCCTGGGTCAAACCCAGTCAAACGGCAACTTTGGTGGGATCATCCGGCGTTGGCAAAACAACCCTGACCAATGGATTGACTGGCAGCAAGGACGCTGTGCGCGACATTCGTGAAGACGACTCTAAGGGCCGTCACACCACCACCGCGCGCTACCTGCGCCGCATGGTCAACGGTGGCTGGCTCATCGACACCCCCGGCATGCGCGCCCTGCGCATCAAGGATGCCGACGAAGGCGTCGAGGAAGTCTTCTCTGACTTGATGGAAATCGCCCAAGGTTGCCGGTTCAACGACTGCTCCCACAGTGGCGAGCCGGGCTGCGCGGTCACGGCTGCCGTAAAGGAGGGTACGCTTGAACTCGCCCGTGTCGAACGTTGGCAGAAACTACACCGCGATGAAGAGCGAAACACCGAAACCCTTGTGCAGTCACGCCGACGCGACAAGGGGTTCGGCAAAATGATCAAGTCGATGAAGCGCGACCATAAGGGACGCAAAGGTTACTAAGCTGCCACTCGGTTAGGCCACGGAAGCCATACAAAGGCTGGTGCCCTGGACATCCTCGGGCACCAGTGTCGGCCACAGGGCGGCATTGCTGCGTGCAAAAGCCCCCATGTGGCCAATTTTCTTCAATCCATAATCCTGCGGCGTCAGTTCAGTTCTGGTTTGTTCCACATCGCCATAGACCTCTCCAAGGCGCCAGACGCAGGCAGGGGGAATCATTTCGTCGTCACTCATCCCAAACAAATCCACCGGCACATCCCAACTCTGCCAGTCCGGCAACGGCAAGCCAGCCCCAACCTCAGGCAGATAGCTCCCCGGCGTGGTGCACCACTTGCGCCATTGCCAGTAAACGCCGGCCGGCAAGTCGGCCCCAAATCCCAGTGCACGTCCGGGCAAATACCCCATCAGCTTGACCGCCAATGGTACATGTCCGAACCAAAAGCCTAAAGCCAAAGCACGGTATGGCCATGGGTGATCGTTGTGATGCACCAGCCCGCCTGCCACCACGATCATTCGGGAAATATCCTCAATCCCGTCCTGTAGTGGCATCAGCATCGCCCCAAGCGAGTGTCCAATCACCCACAAAGGAGCTTCAGGATAATGTCGCCGCATTTCATCGCGCGCGGCGGGCTGTTCCACCATTGTCCAGCGCGCCATAGTGGCGTCGGATTGGCGCAACGGCCGCTGCGCTGAGGCACCAAAATCGCTGTAATCATAGGTCAAACAGGCCATGCCGCGCTCGGCTGCCAGCCAACGGGCAAAATGGCGGTAAAAGCTTTGCGGCACCGCAGTTGCACCATTCAGGACCACCACCGCACGTGGAGTGCCTTTGGGACGGTAGAGATGCCCAGTCAACGCCACTCCTGCAGCGTCAAACTGTACTTTATCGACCCTAACAAAGGCATCTGGGTCGAAATTTTCGAAATCTAGCATGCAAAATCCTCCTAGACCAATCGGTCCACACGACATATCTGGACCAATTGGTCTAGGTATGTCAAGCTGCCTAAATGACTGACGCAACATCCCCCTCCAAGACCCCCAAACCACGACCAACCAAGGATCGTTTGATCCGCGCAGCCGCGCATCTGTTTGGCAATCACGGGTATCATGGGGTTGGCCTGGCCGAGATCCTGACCAAGGCGCAGGCCCCCAAAGGATCGATGTATCATCACTTTCCCAATGGAAAATCCGACTTGGCGATGGCCTCCGCGACCTGGGCATCGGACCAGATCCTGCTGTTGATTGCTGCCTCGTTCGAACCTTCGGAGAATTTCACCGAAGGCGCCACCACCCTGTGCCACAAACTGGCTGACCTGTTTGAGATCACCGGAAAATGGTGCGGCTGCCCGATCTCCTCCACCCTGTTCGAAGGCCCGGACAACGCTGAATTCCACCGTCACGCTGCACATCTTTTTGAGGGTTGGATTACCGAAGTGGACGATCATGCACAGCGTCTCGGGATGGCCAAAGACAAATCCGCGCTGGCTGCACAGAATTTCTACATCCTGCTGCAAGGCAGTTGGCAACTGGCGCGGGTGCGACGTGATTCGGATGTGATCCGCGCCCTGCCCGCCCTGCTGCACTACAAACCTACAAAGTCAGACAGATCCTGTGGCGACCTCAACGCTCCCTCGGGCACCTGACGGCGCGGGTTAATCGTGTACCTGACGGCACTGGTTAATTATGCGCCTGACGGCGCGGGCCATAGGCCCATTGCATCTGCTCTGGTGTCTCGACTGCACAGGGTCGAACTGCGCGCAGCCGTGCCAGGGCCACCGCTGGCTTTTCGCCGCATTCGATCATCAGCCTCAACACCACCATGCCCGAACGACCACAGCCACCACGACAATGCACCAACACCCGTCCGCCCCCCACCAAAGCTTTGCGGGCCATATGGCTAACCGGTGGCCATTTTGCCAAAACTTCGGGCGGTGGTGGGCTGAAGTCGGGCACAGGCAGATGAACCCAGCGACTGGCCAGACTTTGAATATCCGTGCCCAGCGTTGCCCCGCCAACAGCCACCTGCTCGGCCTCTGTGGTCATCGAAATAACCAGACCCGGCTGCCAATCATGGATATGATCCAGGTCACCGCGATAATTGCCACCTGCCCCTGGAAGTGGGCAGAGTGCCAAAATGCCATCCGCCACCGACAGTGCGTGGATCACCAACGCACCCTCTTTTTGCCCAACCGATTCAGATTGCATCATCTCTCCCTACTGGTCTGTGCTGTTGCCCTTGCCGTACCCATTTTTAAAACCAGTTCGCCCGACTGTAGCGTCGAGAGAGGCTTGCGTAAAAATAATTTATGAGGCTGCACTATCATTCCCGGCCTGCGCCCATGGAAAAATGACGCCAGTGTCGCCTAAACACGACAACCAAGTCGCTACACCTTGGCAACAGCAGTGGACGAAACGGGTCAGCTTGAATACCCTGCGCAAAACCAGAATGTCCCCGAATCCGGCACGAGTACACATGAGCGACACACCCACCGACGCAGGCACCGAAACCGGATCCAACCCATACCAGGTTCTGGCCCGCAAATATCGCCCCGAAACCTTTGCCGATCTGGTCGGCCAGGACGCCATGGTGCGAACACTGAAGAACGCCTTTGCGGCAGATCGCATTGCCCAGGCCTTTATCATGACCGGCATTCGCGGCACTGGTAAAACCACCACCGCGCGGGTCATCGCCAAGGGGATGAACTGCATCGGCCCGGATGGCACCGGCACCCCGACGACCGAGCCTTGCGGTGAATGTGAACACTGCGTTGCCATCATGGAAGGCCGCCATGTCGATGTGATGGAGATGGATGCGGCCAGCCGGACAGGCGTCGGTGACATCCGCGAGATCATCGATTCCGTGGCCTATCGCGCCGCTTCAGCCCGCTATAAGATTTATATCATCGATGAGGTCCACATGCTGTCGACCAGTGCGTTCAACGCGCTGTTGAAGACACTGGAGGAACCGCCAGCGCATGTGAAATTCATCTTTGCCACCACCGAGATCCGCAAGGTGCCGGTGACGGTCCTGTCACGCTGTCAGCGGTTTGACCTGCGCCGGATCGAACCCGAGGTGATGATTGCACTGATCAGCAAGATTGCTAGCGCCGAGGGCGCGCAGATATCTGATGATGCGCTGGCGCTGATCACCCGCGCCGCCGAAGGCTCGGCCCGCGATGCGACCTCACTGCTGGATCAGGCGATTTCCCACGGCGCCGGTGAAACCAGCGCCGATCAGGTGCGCGCCATGCTGGGACTGGCCGATCGTGGGCGGGTGCTGGACCTGATTGACATGATCCTGCGCGGCGATGCTGCCGCTGCACTGACCGAGTTGAGTGCGCAATACGCCGAAGGTGCAGATCCGCTGGCCGTGCTGCGGGATCTGGCCGAGATCACCCATTGGGTGTCAGTTGTAAAAATCACTCCGGATGCCGCCGAAGACCCCACCATTTCGCCCGACGAACGTGCGCGGGGCAGTCAGATGGCCCAAGCCCTGCCGATGCGGGTGCTGACCCGGATGTGGCAGATGCTTTTGAAAGCACTGGAAGAAGTCTCGGCTGCACCAAATGCCATGATGGCGGCTGAAATGGCGGTGATCCGGCTAACCCATGTCGCCGACCTGCCCAGCCCCGAAGAGCTGATCCGCAAGTTGCAGGACATGCCAACCCCGCCCCCGGCAACCCCGCCATCTGGTCCCAGTGGCGGCATGGCACTCGGTGGCGGCGCCCCCACCGGCAGCACCTATACCAACGCGCAGTCTGGCGCCGGCAGCCCGGTTGCGTCTGGGGGCAACGGCACAACGCTGGCCCTCGCCACCCAAGCCGATTCGGCGCTGGCCCGGTATCCCAGCTTTGAACATGTGGTCGAATTAATCCGCACCCAGCGCGACGTAAAACTGCTGGTCGAGGTGGAAACCGGCGTGCGACTGGTATCCTATCAGCCGGGCCGGATCGAGTTCACCCCATCAGAGAGTGCCCCTGCCAATCTAGCCGCACGGCTGGGGACCGGGTTGCAGAACTGGACGGGCAGTCGCTGGACGGTGACAATTGTCTCGGATGGAGACGCGCAGACCATCGCGGAAAAGAACGACGCCGCCGAAAACGCCCTGCGCGCCAAGGCAACAGCACACCCTTTGGTGCAGGCCGTTTTGGAAAAATTCCCTAAGGCTAAGATCACCCGCATCCGAACTGCTGAGGAACTGCAGGCTGAGATAGCCGCTGATGCATTGCCTGAGGTCGAGGATGAATGGGACCCCTTCGAGGACGGCTGACGTGCAGCCGCCCCACCTGGAGAGGTGTCAGGTGACGACATCATCCGTTTTCACCACCTTTGCATAACCCATTGCCAGCGGAGCCATAAAGGCAGCGTGCACCTGCACAGCGTTCAACTCGACGCCATCAAAACCCATTTCTTTGGCCCCACAGGCGTCCTCGACCACGGTGACTTGAAACCCGAAATCTGCCGCAGCCCGCGCCGTGGCATCGATGCACATCTGGCTCATCGCGCCGCAGATGGTGACCGCCTCTATCTTGGCCTCTCGCAGAATGTCCAACAACCCGGTGTCGTGAAAACTGTTGGCACGTGCCTTGGTCAACACCGGCTCGCCAGCCTTTGGTGCCACCGAAACATGGATCTCAGCACCTGCCGTTCCGGGTCGGAAAAACGGCGCCTCAGATGAGGCGTTTTCGTGCCGGATATGAACCACAACGAGGCCCTTTTCACGGGCATCAGTCAGCAGGTCAGCGGCGTTGGTTGAAACGCGTTCCATCTGGTGTAACGGCCAATCACCGCCGTCGAAATAATCGTTCTGGATATCCACCAGGATCAGGGCTGTCTTGGGCATCGTAGTCTCCTAAATGTTGATACATGCCCGTTTCTGGCGCGGCTTGACCCAATAGGCGATTGGCGCATATGACAATATATATGCAGATCACGCCAAAACCCACTATTGCCCTTATTGATTATCCCGGCGTCCAGCGTTCGGCCCTGTGGGGGTTGGCGGATATGTTCGCCCTGCTGCCCAGATTACAAGACCAGGGGTCTGGCCCCGACATACGCATTATCAGCCCAACCGCCCCAGACACCCGCCCCTGCGACGCCTTTGTCTTTCCGCCTTCGATTGATGGCAGCCTGGGCACCGAGGCTCCGCAGCTGCTGGACTGGGCCGTCACCCAACATCACGCCGGTGCATTGGCCTGTTCTGTTTGTGCCGGGGCCTTTTGGTTGGGCCATGCCGACCTGCTGACCGGGCGCCCAGCCACCACCCATTGGGCCCTCGAAGAGCCTTTTCGGGCAGCCTTTCCCAAGGTTGATCTGCGGCCCGAACATATTCTGATCGATGACCACGACGTCATCACCGCCGGGGGATTGATGGCCTGGCTGGATCTGGGGCTGCATTTGACCGGGCGCTGGTACGGCGGTGATGCCGTCTCTCGGCTGGCCCGGCATCTGCTGATCGACCCCGCCGGGCGCGAACAGCGGCATTACTCCAGCTTTCGTCCCAACCGCAGCCATGGCGACGTGCAGATCCTGACAGTGCAGCGCCATATGGAACAACAGGTTCAGGACCAAATGCAGGCCGAGCAGTTGGCAAAGCTCGCGGCCATGTCCCTGCGCACCTTCATACGTCGCTTTCAATCGGCCACCGGCTATCCCCCCGCCACCTATTTGCAGGCCCTGCGAATCGAAAAAGCACGGGCAGCCCTGGAACGTGGCGGCGATAGCGTCAGCGAAATCGCCTGGAGTGTCGGGTATCAGGATCTTTCGGCGTTTTCCCGAGTGTTCAAATCCCGCACAGGACTAAGTCCCGGCACCTACCGACGCCGGTTCCATATCCGTGCAGCTCAGCGATCCATGGCCGATTGAGCCCCCCTTTCCCCTTGTATGGTTGGCACCGCGACCGTATTTAGCAGGCAAAACCATCCTATAGGAGAGATCCAATGCTCAAAGGCCTCGGCGGTCTTGGCGATATGGCCAAGATGATGAAATCGGCACAGGACCTGCAAACCAAAATGACCCAGATGCAGGACGACTTGCACAATGTCATGGTCACCGGCGAGTCTGGTGCTGGCCTGGTGAAAGCAACCGCCAGCGCCAAAGGCGAGTTGAAGGCGCTGGATATCGATCCGTCGATCTTCAACGGTGACGACAAAGAAGTGGTCGAGGACCTGATCCTGGCAGCCGTCAAGGACGCCCAGACCAAAGCAGCCGATAAGGCACAGGAAGAAATGGCGCGCCTGACCGAAAGCATGGGCCTGCCCAAGGACGTCAAGCTGCCGTTCTAAGGGTATGTACGTTTTGAAACCCCTAGTGTTCGCCCTGTCACTCCTGGTGCCCGCCGCAGTGCAGGCCCAGGCTTGGGCGACACGCGAGGCCTGCACGGTTACCTCGGCCACGATTGACCCGCAGGTCCTGCCTGATGCGTTACTTGCCAGCCTTCGGGCTGAGGCCGTCAAAATGCCCAATCCAAACGGCAGATTTTGGCGGATTCAATCACCAGAAGGTGCGGTCTCACATCTGTGGGGCACAATGCATTCAAATGATCCGCTGGTGCTGGATCTCCCACTAATTCTGCAACAGCGGATCGCGGGCGCCCGGATCGTAGCGCTGGAATTCGACCCTGTGTTCGCGTCTCGCCAATCGGTTCGGGATCATCAGGAAAAAGACCTGTTCCGCCCAAATAACAGTACCTACAGTTTTGATAACTCGGGACTGGACCCGCTGATTATCGATTGGATTCGCACCCGGCTTGATGGATTGGGCTGGGGGCGCGAGGCCGCTGATTATCTGACGTTACCGGTCATCGTCGAAAACTTGTTGTCTGACCCCTGTGACGATTTTGCTGCCGGCGTGGTTCCTGATCAGGATAGCCTGATCCAAACCTTTGGCATGATTGGTGGCGCCCGCATTCTGGGTCTCGAGCCTCCAAATGCGCTGACAGATTTTCTGACTGAGCCGCAAAATCAAGACACGACCCTGTCCATTCTGGCAGTCTACGGCGCCTATCTAGACCCGCTGACAACCGCCGCCTCCCGGGCGACAAGCTTTGCGCTGTATCTGCAGGGTGATTTGGCGCTAGAGCGTCAATGGGAGAGGTCCACCCTGACCCGGATCTATGGCGAAGAACTGGCTGATCTGCATTTGCAAAGAGCCGATGATTACTTACTGACCCAACGCAACAAGACCTTCCTGCAGACCGCCCAACCCGTGTTGCAAGAGGGCGGCGTGTTCATGGCCATTGGCTCATTCCATTTGCCGGGTGAACAGGGCATGATCGAACTCCTGCGCCAGGCGGGTTATACCGTCACTCGCATCCCTCTGCCCGGTGAAGTTCCGGATGCCCCTGACGAAGTGAAGCTGGAATGAGCAATTCTACCGACGACATCGAAATCCTGATTGACCTGATGGCCAAACTGCCCGGCCTTGGCCCGCGCTCAGCCCGGCGTGCGGTGCTACACCTGATCCGCAAGCGCGCATTACTGCTGACGCCGCTGGCCGATTCGATGAGCCAGGTCGCAATCAGTGCCCGCGAATGTCTGAACTGCGGCAATGTCGGCACCTCTGAAATCTGCGATATCTGTCAGGACGAGTCCCGCGCCAATGGCGAACTCTGCGTGGTCGAAGATGTCGGTGATCTGTGGGCGATGGAACGCGCCGCTGTATTCAAAGGTCGTTACCACGTGCTGGGCGGCACCCTGTCCGCGCTTGATGCCATTGGCCCCGACGAGCTGCGCATCCCGCGTCTGGTCGACCGGGTCACAGCCGAGGCCGTTAACGAGGTCATTTTGGCGTTGAATGTCACCATCGACGGCCAGACCACCTCGCATTACATCGCCGATTTGCTACAGGATCAGGTCAAACTGACCACGCTGGCACAGGGTGTGCCAATCGGCGGCGAGCTGGATTATCTGGATGACGGCACCATCACCGCCGCGCTGCGCGCCCGCAAAGAGATTTGAGCCAAACAAAAGCCGCACAGATTGCTTGCAACTATAGTCAGCAGAAAATGAAAAACCCGGCACTTGGCCGGGTTTTTTGTACTTTTTGAGAAGGGATCAACCGCGCGGATCGTCGCTGTTGTCATCCTCGTCTTCATCTTCGTCGCCACCACCAGCTGGCAGGTTGAAGAAGCTGTCGGCATCAACCGGCGCCTCTCTGCTCGGCTCTTCATCATGACCACCACCCAGCGTAAAGGTCTCCAGACCCTCCATGCCGCTTGGGATCTTCGGCTCGGTGTCCATCTCCAGCGACTGTTCGGTGCTGACCAGCTTGCGACGTTCGTCATCGCTCATCACGCCACCTTCAGCAGCTTTCTTGGCAGCCGCTTTTTGCACGGCCTGGTCCAGCTCGGACTGTTTACACAGGCCCAGCGCAACCGGATCGATCGGCTGAATGTTGGCGATGTTCCAGTGTGTCCGCTCGCGGATCGCCTGGATTGTCGGCTTGGTTGTACCCACCAATTTCGAAATCTGGCTGTCTGCCAATTCGGGGTGGAACTTGACCAACCAATAGATCGATGCCGGACGGTCCTGACGCTTGGACAGCGGCGTATAGCGTGGGCCACGGCGCTTTTCTTCACCCGCAGCGGCGGCATAGAACTTTAACTTCAGCTTGTGCAACGGGCTTGCCTCAGCTGCGGTGATCTCTTCCTGAGACAGCTGATTGTTGGCGACCGGGTCAAACCCCTTGACGCCCTGGGCCACGTCGCCATCAGCGATGCCCTGTACTTCCAGCTCGTGCAGATCAACAAAGTCCGCAATCTGTTTAAAGCTGATGGTGGTATTGTCCACCAGCCACACAGCGGTTGCTTTGGCCATCAACGGTTTTGCCATGTGCTCATCTCCATTTACAACACATCTTCCCCGCCGCCTGAAATAGGCTGCCCCGCCTTAGGGGTCTGGTTTCCATTGTCGGGGAATTTGAACTCTATATAGTCGCGATATTTCAATTTGGGAAGAGCCGAATGCGCAGCATGATTTTGACGGTTGGATTTGCCCTTTGGGCCATGGGAATTGGGGCCGCCAGCGCCGAAGGTGAAAAAGCCGGAGTGTTCGACTATTACGTCCTGGCGCTCAGCTGGTCCCCCAACTGGTGCGCGCTCGAAGGGGACGCGCGCGATTCTGATCAATGCGACGCACGCCACGACTACGGCTGGACCCTGCACGGGCTATGGCCCCAATTCCACCGCGGCTGGCCAACCTACTGCCGCACCTCAGTCGCGCCCCCCACCCGCCGGATGAGCGCCGAGATGACCGACATCATGGGCAGCCCCGGTCTGGCCTGGCACCAGTGGAAAAAACACGGCACCTGTGCGGGCCTGCAGGCGCAAAGCTACTATGACCTGATGCGCGTGGCCTACAACATGGTGGAACGCCCTGCCATTTTTCGGAA
This portion of the Parasedimentitalea marina genome encodes:
- the rsgA gene encoding ribosome small subunit-dependent GTPase A; translated protein: MTLTYSDLGWSNFFQSQQDADADLTPYRISAVHRDKLTGLSPDGEIQLLPDRLTGEFAVGDWVLANAADQVCERLERQTELSRRAAGTDAREQLIAANVDVLFITTSCNADFNLARLERYLALAHQSGCYPVVVLTKADVCEDASVYRKQAESLAASLTVLTLDAKNPDDVTQLLAWVKPSQTATLVGSSGVGKTTLTNGLTGSKDAVRDIREDDSKGRHTTTARYLRRMVNGGWLIDTPGMRALRIKDADEGVEEVFSDLMEIAQGCRFNDCSHSGEPGCAVTAAVKEGTLELARVERWQKLHRDEERNTETLVQSRRRDKGFGKMIKSMKRDHKGRKGY
- a CDS encoding alpha/beta fold hydrolase, yielding MLDFENFDPDAFVRVDKVQFDAAGVALTGHLYRPKGTPRAVVVLNGATAVPQSFYRHFARWLAAERGMACLTYDYSDFGASAQRPLRQSDATMARWTMVEQPAARDEMRRHYPEAPLWVIGHSLGAMLMPLQDGIEDISRMIVVAGGLVHHNDHPWPYRALALGFWFGHVPLAVKLMGYLPGRALGFGADLPAGVYWQWRKWCTTPGSYLPEVGAGLPLPDWQSWDVPVDLFGMSDDEMIPPACVWRLGEVYGDVEQTRTELTPQDYGLKKIGHMGAFARSNAALWPTLVPEDVQGTSLCMASVA
- a CDS encoding TetR/AcrR family transcriptional regulator, whose product is MTDATSPSKTPKPRPTKDRLIRAAAHLFGNHGYHGVGLAEILTKAQAPKGSMYHHFPNGKSDLAMASATWASDQILLLIAASFEPSENFTEGATTLCHKLADLFEITGKWCGCPISSTLFEGPDNAEFHRHAAHLFEGWITEVDDHAQRLGMAKDKSALAAQNFYILLQGSWQLARVRRDSDVIRALPALLHYKPTKSDRSCGDLNAPSGT
- a CDS encoding protein-tyrosine phosphatase family protein yields the protein MQSESVGQKEGALVIHALSVADGILALCPLPGAGGNYRGDLDHIHDWQPGLVISMTTEAEQVAVGGATLGTDIQSLASRWVHLPVPDFSPPPPEVLAKWPPVSHMARKALVGGGRVLVHCRGGCGRSGMVVLRLMIECGEKPAVALARLRAVRPCAVETPEQMQWAYGPRRQAHN
- a CDS encoding DNA polymerase III subunit gamma/tau, whose product is MSDTPTDAGTETGSNPYQVLARKYRPETFADLVGQDAMVRTLKNAFAADRIAQAFIMTGIRGTGKTTTARVIAKGMNCIGPDGTGTPTTEPCGECEHCVAIMEGRHVDVMEMDAASRTGVGDIREIIDSVAYRAASARYKIYIIDEVHMLSTSAFNALLKTLEEPPAHVKFIFATTEIRKVPVTVLSRCQRFDLRRIEPEVMIALISKIASAEGAQISDDALALITRAAEGSARDATSLLDQAISHGAGETSADQVRAMLGLADRGRVLDLIDMILRGDAAAALTELSAQYAEGADPLAVLRDLAEITHWVSVVKITPDAAEDPTISPDERARGSQMAQALPMRVLTRMWQMLLKALEEVSAAPNAMMAAEMAVIRLTHVADLPSPEELIRKLQDMPTPPPATPPSGPSGGMALGGGAPTGSTYTNAQSGAGSPVASGGNGTTLALATQADSALARYPSFEHVVELIRTQRDVKLLVEVETGVRLVSYQPGRIEFTPSESAPANLAARLGTGLQNWTGSRWTVTIVSDGDAQTIAEKNDAAENALRAKATAHPLVQAVLEKFPKAKITRIRTAEELQAEIAADALPEVEDEWDPFEDG
- a CDS encoding cysteine hydrolase family protein → MPKTALILVDIQNDYFDGGDWPLHQMERVSTNAADLLTDAREKGLVVVHIRHENASSEAPFFRPGTAGAEIHVSVAPKAGEPVLTKARANSFHDTGLLDILREAKIEAVTICGAMSQMCIDATARAAADFGFQVTVVEDACGAKEMGFDGVELNAVQVHAAFMAPLAMGYAKVVKTDDVVT
- a CDS encoding GlxA family transcriptional regulator, with translation MTIYMQITPKPTIALIDYPGVQRSALWGLADMFALLPRLQDQGSGPDIRIISPTAPDTRPCDAFVFPPSIDGSLGTEAPQLLDWAVTQHHAGALACSVCAGAFWLGHADLLTGRPATTHWALEEPFRAAFPKVDLRPEHILIDDHDVITAGGLMAWLDLGLHLTGRWYGGDAVSRLARHLLIDPAGREQRHYSSFRPNRSHGDVQILTVQRHMEQQVQDQMQAEQLAKLAAMSLRTFIRRFQSATGYPPATYLQALRIEKARAALERGGDSVSEIAWSVGYQDLSAFSRVFKSRTGLSPGTYRRRFHIRAAQRSMAD
- a CDS encoding YbaB/EbfC family nucleoid-associated protein → MLKGLGGLGDMAKMMKSAQDLQTKMTQMQDDLHNVMVTGESGAGLVKATASAKGELKALDIDPSIFNGDDKEVVEDLILAAVKDAQTKAADKAQEEMARLTESMGLPKDVKLPF
- a CDS encoding TraB/GumN family protein — protein: MKPLVFALSLLVPAAVQAQAWATREACTVTSATIDPQVLPDALLASLRAEAVKMPNPNGRFWRIQSPEGAVSHLWGTMHSNDPLVLDLPLILQQRIAGARIVALEFDPVFASRQSVRDHQEKDLFRPNNSTYSFDNSGLDPLIIDWIRTRLDGLGWGREAADYLTLPVIVENLLSDPCDDFAAGVVPDQDSLIQTFGMIGGARILGLEPPNALTDFLTEPQNQDTTLSILAVYGAYLDPLTTAASRATSFALYLQGDLALERQWERSTLTRIYGEELADLHLQRADDYLLTQRNKTFLQTAQPVLQEGGVFMAIGSFHLPGEQGMIELLRQAGYTVTRIPLPGEVPDAPDEVKLE
- the recR gene encoding recombination mediator RecR; its protein translation is MSNSTDDIEILIDLMAKLPGLGPRSARRAVLHLIRKRALLLTPLADSMSQVAISARECLNCGNVGTSEICDICQDESRANGELCVVEDVGDLWAMERAAVFKGRYHVLGGTLSALDAIGPDELRIPRLVDRVTAEAVNEVILALNVTIDGQTTSHYIADLLQDQVKLTTLAQGVPIGGELDYLDDGTITAALRARKEI
- a CDS encoding DUF1013 domain-containing protein, whose product is MAKPLMAKATAVWLVDNTTISFKQIADFVDLHELEVQGIADGDVAQGVKGFDPVANNQLSQEEITAAEASPLHKLKLKFYAAAAGEEKRRGPRYTPLSKRQDRPASIYWLVKFHPELADSQISKLVGTTKPTIQAIRERTHWNIANIQPIDPVALGLCKQSELDQAVQKAAAKKAAEGGVMSDDERRKLVSTEQSLEMDTEPKIPSGMEGLETFTLGGGHDEEPSREAPVDADSFFNLPAGGGDEDEDEDDNSDDPRG
- a CDS encoding ribonuclease T2 family protein, producing the protein MRSMILTVGFALWAMGIGAASAEGEKAGVFDYYVLALSWSPNWCALEGDARDSDQCDARHDYGWTLHGLWPQFHRGWPTYCRTSVAPPTRRMSAEMTDIMGSPGLAWHQWKKHGTCAGLQAQSYYDLMRVAYNMVERPAIFRKLDKDVTLPASLIEEAFLKANPDLEKDMLTVTCRDGYIQEARICLSRDLTPVPCGRDVIRDCSLNNARFTPVR